The SAR324 cluster bacterium genomic sequence ATTGATAGCTTTGCCTCAAACCTCTCAAAATTGTGATTGTTTCCTCAATACTTGGTTCACGTACAAGGATAGGCTGAAACCTTCTGGCGAGGGGCGCATCTTTCTCAATATACTTCTTGAATTCCTTTAGGGTTGTTGCCCCAATACACCGTAAGCGCCCCCTGGCAAGTGCGGGCTTTAGCATATTTGCAGCATCGACACTTCCCTCAGCACCACCTGCCCCAACCAACATATGTAACTCATCAACAAAAAGTAGAATTCGCCCTCTGGATTCCTCAACTTCACGAATAAGTTGTTTCATCCTTTTCTCAAACTCACCTCGGTAGGTAGTACCTGCAATCATTGTCGCCAGATCTAGAGAGACTAATCTACGATCTTTCAACCACTCAGGCACATCTCCTCGAACTATTCGCTGAGCGAGGCACTCGACAATGGCGGTTTTGCCCACACCAGCTTCTCCAAACAAAACCGGGTTATTCTTTGTTCGGCGAGATAAAACTTGAATAAGATTCCGAATTTCCTCCTCCATTCCAATTACGGGGTCCAACTCACCCAATCGAGCCATGGCAACCAA encodes the following:
- a CDS encoding AAA family ATPase codes for the protein MSISLSHFTLKAEEALLKAQQMALEGRQAKVEPEHLLLSLLEQNDPMTEFCLDKLQLENGIIQQKLQLQIRDFPKDQENSAQTFISRSLHGIILSAEKEATLLNETYTNVDHLLLGLLNFHEGFLGEIWNSLGASADHLRKELSGLSKAEQIIVQGSKLSESAIEDYCLDLVAMARLGELDPVIGMEEEIRNLIQVLSRRTKNNPVLFGEAGVGKTAIVECLAQRIVRGDVPEWLKDRRLVSLDLATMIAGTTYRGEFEKRMKQLIREVEESRGRILLFVDELHMLVGAGGAEGSVDAANMLKPALARGRLRCIGATTLKEFKKYIEKDAPLARRFQPILVREPSIEETITILRGLRQSYQ